CACAGTCATTACATTGGGGGTTTGGCGGTAGGCGCATATTTGAAGGCCGCTGAAGCCGGGGTGGACATTATTGACACTGCTTCCGTACCGCTGGCCTTTGGCGCGTCGCAGCCACCGGTAGAAACATTGGTTAGGGCTTTGGCTGAAACTCCTTATGATACAGGACTGGACATTCACGAGTTGTTTGAGATTGCCAAGTATTTTGAGGAACTTAGAAAGCGCTTGGGCTACGAACGGGGCGTAACCCGGATTACTGACATGTGGGTATTCCAGCATCAGGTCCCGGGAGGTATGATTTCCAATTTGGTAAGTCAGTTGAAAGAGCAGAAAGCGGCTCACCGGATCGAAGAAGTATTGGCTGAAATACCCCGGGTCAGGGAAGATTTAGGTTTTCCTCCCCTTGTAACACCTACCAGTCAAATTGTAGGTACGCAAGCGGTGTTAAACGTACTGGTTGGAGAGAGGTACAAGTTAGTTCCCGGAGAGGTTAAGGCCTATGTTCGAGGCCTTTACGGCAGACCGCCGGCCCCGATCAATGAGGAAGTACGTAAGAAAATCATTGGCGATGAGGAGCCCATCAAGTGCCGGCCCGCAGATTTACTGGAGCCGAGAATGGAAAAAGCGCGGGAAGAAATAGCTGCATTGACTGATCATATTGATGATGTAATTTCCTATGCCCTGTTCCCGCAGGTGGCCCAGAAATTCTTTGAAGACAGGAAGAAAGGGATTATTCGGCGGGAACCCCATATTGAAGAAAAGAGAGCAGCCGAAAAGGCGCGGCAGGAAGACATTAAGGATATCGAAAGTAGGAAAGGAGCCAGGAAAATGGATTTGAAAGAAATTAAAGAACTAATCAAAGCCTTGGATTCCTCAGATATAGCGGAATTAGATTTGGAGTCAGACGGGGTGAAATTAAAAATTAAACGGGGAAATGTGACAGCGCCAACCGAGAACGGATTTTCCAATGTGACAGTTTCCAATTCGACGCCCGAAGTTAAACAGGAGCCTGCGGAAAAGAAGGAGGCGGTGCAAGGACCAGCAGTGGTCGGAGGGAAACTTTATGCGGTCAAAGCTCCCATGGTAGGTACTTTTTACCGTTCGCCTGCGCCCGA
This region of Zhaonella formicivorans genomic DNA includes:
- the accB gene encoding acetyl-CoA carboxylase biotin carboxyl carrier protein; this encodes MMHQVKITDTTLRDAHQSLWATRMHTEDMIPIAERLDNAGYHSLEVWGGATFDVCLRYLGEDPWERLRILKRYIKKTPLQMLLRGQSIVGYQHYPDDVVDAFITRAVANGIDIIRIFDALNDLRNMEVPIKIAKREGAHVQGSVVYTISPVHTMEHYLDTAIELENMGVDSICIKDMAGLLAPFKAYELVKLFKENLHVPIQLHSHYIGGLAVGAYLKAAEAGVDIIDTASVPLAFGASQPPVETLVRALAETPYDTGLDIHELFEIAKYFEELRKRLGYERGVTRITDMWVFQHQVPGGMISNLVSQLKEQKAAHRIEEVLAEIPRVREDLGFPPLVTPTSQIVGTQAVLNVLVGERYKLVPGEVKAYVRGLYGRPPAPINEEVRKKIIGDEEPIKCRPADLLEPRMEKAREEIAALTDHIDDVISYALFPQVAQKFFEDRKKGIIRREPHIEEKRAAEKARQEDIKDIESRKGARKMDLKEIKELIKALDSSDIAELDLESDGVKLKIKRGNVTAPTENGFSNVTVSNSTPEVKQEPAEKKEAVQGPAVVGGKLYAVKAPMVGTFYRSPAPDAPPFVEVGDRVKGGQTLCIIEAMKLMNEIEAEVSGKIVKILVENAQPVEYGQELFLIEEE